In one Lolium rigidum isolate FL_2022 chromosome 3, APGP_CSIRO_Lrig_0.1, whole genome shotgun sequence genomic region, the following are encoded:
- the LOC124698473 gene encoding GATA transcription factor 2-like, with product MAAEWEAALGMELGMGTHYHHAPPPASSQMNHHHHAAFSHSHSQPHHYHFYGAPSAPAGGEDHMRVDEMLDLSSHLGAHDFFPGAAGNGNGGSHYHVKSEAPPTPPATAPASSFNLSSYADEFYLPVPTEEAAELEWLSNFVDDSYPDIPNYPPAMQAAMAAAARNGGGRQPAAGQDNSASAAPGARGARSKRSRAASAAAAAWHALAPRQTISPSSSSSSSDLSSSKPARSLGGGGGGMKKSGLTVEVGGRENANVGEDGGVRRCTHCASDKTPQWRTGPLGPKTLCNACGVRYKSGRLVPEYRPAASPTFVLTQHSNSHRKVMELRRQNELVHIRGGGGIVSASSGQNGGGGAAEHMFRDYGVC from the exons ATGGCAGCCGAGTGGGAAGCAGCCTTGGGCATGGAGCTCGGCATGGGGACACACTACCACCACGCGCCGCCACCCGCCTCCTCGCaaatgaaccaccaccaccacgccgcctTCTCCCACTCGCATTCCCAGCCGCACCACTACCACTTCTACGGCGCGCCCTCCGCGCCCGCCGGTGGCGAGGACCACATGCGCGTCGACGAGATGCTCGACCTCTCCTCCCACCTCGGCGCGCACGACTTCTTCCCCGGCGCCGCCGGCAATGGCAATGGCGGCAGCCACTACCACGTGAAGAGCGAGGCGCCGCCGACCCCGCCTGCTACCGCTCCAGCGTCTTCATTCAACCTCTCCTCCTACGCCGACGAGTTTTACCTGCCTGTCCCG actGAGGAAGCTGCGGAGCTGGAGTGGCTGTCCAATTTCGTCGATGACTCCTACCCTGACATCCCCAACTACCCGCCGGCCATgcaggcggcgatggcggccgccgcGAGGAACGGAGGGGGGCGGCAGCCTGCAGCGGGGCAGGATAATTCCGCGTCGGCAGCGCCTGGCGCCCGCGGGGCACGGAGCAAGCGGTCCCGTGCGgcctccgcggcggcggccgcgtggCACGCCCTCGCGCCGCGCCAGACGATctcgccgtcctcctcgtcctcctcatccgACCTGTCGTCCTCCAAGCCGGCGCGTTCgttaggcggcggcggcggaggcatgAAGAAGAGCGGCCTGACCGTCGAAGTGGGAGGGAGGGAGAATGCCAATGTTGGAGAggacggcggcgtgcggcggtgcACCCACTGCGCGTCCGACAAGACCCCGCAGTGGCGCACGGGGCCGCTGGGGCCCAAGACGCTGTGCAACGCGTGCGGGGTGCGGTACAAGTCCGGGCGGCTGGTGCCGGAGTACCGCCCCGCGGCGAGCCCCACCTTCGTGCTCACGCAGCACTCCAACTCCCACCGCAAGGTCATGGAGCTGCGCCGCCAGAACGAGCTCGTCCACAtccgcggcggcggtggcatcgtgtcggcgtcgtcggggcagaacggcggaggcggcgcggccgagcaCATGTTCCGCGACTACGGCGTGTGTTGA
- the LOC124694640 gene encoding DNA-directed RNA polymerases II, IV and V subunit 9B-like, whose protein sequence is MSTMKFCRECNNILYPKDDKDRRVLLFACRNCEHQEIADNNCVYRNEVQHAAAERTQVLQDVASDPTLQRTREVRCAACGHGEAVFFQATARGEEGMTIFYVCCNPSCGNRWRE, encoded by the exons atgaGCACCATGAAGTTCTGCCGCGAGTG CAATAACATCCTGTACCCCAAGGACGACAAGGACCGGCGCGTGCTCCTCTTCGCCTGCCGCAACTGCGAGCACCAG GAGATCGCCGACAACAACTGCGTCTACCGCAACGAGGTACAGCACGCCGCCGCGGAGCGTACACAGGTCCTGCAAGATGTGGCTTCTGACCCCACTCTGCAACGGACCAGGGAAGTCCGCTGCGCTGCCTGCGGTCACGGCGAGGCTGTTTTCTTCCAG GCTACAGCAAGGGGGGAGGAGGGGATGACTATTTTCTATGTGTGCTGCAATCCCTCCTGCGGTAACCGGTGGAGGGAGTGA